TTTCTGAATTTAAAGAAGAGATTTCATCTGCCAGAACCTTCAGTTTTTTACATGAACTGGAGATGCTGCTGGATGCTGGACTGATTAAAGGTGGCGACATCTCCAACGCTATCGTATATGTAGATAAAGAACTTACGGCGGATACCTCTGAAAAACTGAAAAAAGCCTTTGGAAAAGACAATGTCGCTATTCGCCCGAATGGGATCTTAGATAACCTTACATTGAACTATCCGAACGAGGCCGCGCGCCACAAACTTCTGGATGTTATTGGTGACCTTGCGCTAGTGGGTGTGAAGATCAAAGGAAAAGTCATCGCCAACAAGCCGGGGCATTTCGTCAACACCCAGTTCGCCAAGAAACTGAACCGCCAGTGGAAACTCCAGAAAAAGAAAAACGTACCGGATATCGATATCCACAAAGAGCCGGTATTTGATATCAATGGCATAATGAGGCTTATGCCACACCGTCCTCCATTTTTATTGATTGATAAAGTGCTGGAACTTTCAGATTCTCATGTAGTGGGTCTGAAGAATGTCACCATGAATGAGCCTTTCTTCGTTGGGCATTTTCCTAAAGAGCCCGTAATGCCTGGTGTACTTCAGGTGGAAGCACTTGCGCAGACCGGCGGTATCTTAGTGCTGGCCAGTGTGCCCGATCCCGAAAACTATTCTACCTACTTTATTAAAATTGATAATGTAAAATTCAAGAAAAAAGTAGTGCCTGGTGATACACTGGTATTTAAGATTGAACTCATTTCACCCATCCGAAGAGGCATTGTGCACATGCAGGGTTACGGCTATGTCGGCGACAGCATCGTAGTAGAAGCTGAGTTGATGGCACAGGTAGCAAAAAATAAAGTGGATTAAATGGTACACCAACTCGCCGCTGTAGATAAGCGCGCAAAAATTAAGAAAAACGTCATTGTGGAGCCATTTACCACTATCGCCGGAGATGTGGAGATTGGCGAAGGTACCTGGATTGGCCCTAATGTAACGATTATGGACGGGGCACGTATCGGTAAAAACTGCCGTATTTTTCCCGGCTCTGTAATTTCAGCAATTCCACAAGACCTAAAATTTGATGGGGAAGATACACAGGTGATTATTGGCGATGGCACTACCGTTCGCGAAAGTGTAACCATCAACCGCGGCACCAAAGCCTTAGGCTACACAAAAATCGGCAATGACTGCCTGATAATGGCAACCTCACACATCGCACATGACTGTGTTTTGGGCAATGGTGTCATCATCGTAAATGGCTGTGGTATTGCCGGACACGTAGAAATTGGTGACTATACTGTGATGGGTGGCCTTTCAGCCGTACATCAGTTTGGTAAGATCGGTAAACATGTAATGATCTCCGGTGGAACGTTGGTTCGTAAAGATATACCGCCATATGTAAAAGTAGCGCGAGAACCTATGACCTATGCCGGCATCAATTCTGTTGGGCTGCGCCGCCGTGGTTTCAGTAATGATAAGATTTTTGAGATCCAAACCATCTACCGCGCCATCTTCCAGATGAAAATGAATGTTTCGCAGGCCGCCAGCTATATCGAAAAAGAGATGTTGCCCACTGTAGAACGCGATGAGATCCTCGAATTCATAAAAAATTCCCCGCGTGGTATCGTAAAAGGCTACGGAACGGGTAAAGAATAATATCACTATTAAATTATAAATAAACTCAAAAAACCTACATGGCAACAAGCAACGATATTAAAAAAGGAATGTGCATTGAATATAGCAATGACATTTTTAAAGTAATTGAATTTTTGCACGTAAAACCCGGCAAAGGGCCCGCTTTCGTTCGAACCAAGATGAAATCCGTCACCAATGGTAAAGTTCTTGATAATACTTTTTCCGCCGGTCATAAAATTGATGAGGTAAAGGTCATTACCCGTAAATTCCAGTACCTGTACGATGATGAAAACGGATTCCATTTCATGAATAATGATGATTTTTCACAAATCTACCTGAACAAGGAGATGATAGAAAATGCACAGTTTATGAAAGCTGGCGAAGAAGTGACCATCATTCTGAAAGAGGCGGATGAGATGCCACTTTCGGCGGAAATCCCACCCACTGTATATCTTGATGTGATAGAAGCAGACCCTGGAGTGAAAGGGAACACCGCTACCAACGCACTGAAAAATGCCATCGTAGAAACCGGAGCGCGTGTGATGGTTCCTCTATTCATCGAGGCTGGTGATAAAATTAAAGTGAATACCGAAGACGGTACTTATTTGGAGCGAGTTAAATAAATAATGCGATCACACAGGTTTATATGACCTTTAATCAACCCCAAACTTTAAAGAACATTTCAGAAATCATCGGTGCCCGAATGGTGGGTGCTGATGATTTTCCTGTATTGGGTACCAATGAAATCCATCGGGTGAAAGCCGGTGAAATCGTGTTTGTAAATCACCCGAAGTATTACGATAAAGCACTAAATTCCGCTGCAACCGTCATTCTGATTGATAAAGAAGTGCCTTGCCCCATCGGAAAGGCTTTGCTGGTTTCTGATGATCCTTTTCGCGATTTCAATAAAATAAATACCCATTTTACCCGTCTCACTCACTTTACCGAGGAACTCCACGACCTTGAAGTAGGTGAAGGCACACATATTCATCCCACCGCGGTAATCGGAAATGATGTGAAGATCGGTAAGAACTGCCTTATTTATCCGCATGTGGTAATTGGTGATCGTACGGTGATTGGCGACAATGTCATCATCCAGAGCAATACCGTAATTGGTGGCGACGCGTTTTATTACCGAAAACTTAACGGTAATTTCGACCGGCTGATCTCTGTCGGGAACATAGTCATCGAAGATAAGGTGGAGATCGGGAACGGCTGTACCATTGACCGTGGCGTTACAGATGCTACAGTGATTGGCGAGGGTTCAGTTTTAGATAATCAAATTCAGATCGGCCATGATACCATTATTGGCAAAAAGGTGTTGATCGCCTCACAGACCGGCATTGCAGGCTGCTGCATCATCGAAGATGAGGTCACCATCTGGGGACAGGTCGGTATGGCTTCTGGTGTACATGTGGAAAGCGGCACGGTGATACTGGCGCAGTGCGGTGTGAACCGAAGCCTTAAAAAAGGCACCTATTTCGGGCCCCTTGCGGAGGAATTCAAGCAGTATTTGAGAAAGGAGGTAAAACTTAAAAATCTGGAATAGAAGTGAACCCTGAAATCAATATTATTAAGTAATTTTGTAATCAGCACTTAAAAATAAATTATAAAACATAAACATGTCAGTATTAGTAAACAAAGATTCTAAGGTAGTTGTACAGGGTTTCACCGGTAACGAGGGAACTTTCCATGCACAGCAGATGATCGAGTACGGAACCAACGTTGTAGGTGGCGTTACACCAGGAAAAGGCGGTTCTGAACATTTAGGGAAACCAGTGTTCAACACCGTGGCAGATGCGGTAGAGAAGGCAGGCGCCAATGTGTCCATCATTTTTGTACCACCGGCGTTTGCTGCCGATGCGATCATGGAAGCCGCAGACTCCGGCATCAAAGTAATCGTATGTATTACCGAAGGGATCCCTGTGGAAGATATGGTAAGAGTAAAAGCTTATATCGCTGACAGAGACACCCGCCTTATCGGCCCTAACTGCCCGGGAATCATCACTTCAGAGGAAGCCAAAATCGGTATCATGCCAGGATTTGTATTCAAAAAAGGCAGAGTAGGCATCGTATCCAAATCGGGTACTTTAACTTACGAAGCGGCAGATCAGGTAGTAAGAGCAGGTTACGGAGTTTCTACCGCAATCGGTATCGGTGGCGACCCAATTATTGGGACTACAACCAAGGATGCGCTGGAGCTTTTCATTAACGATCCTGAAACTGATGCAGTTGTAATGATTGGTGAAATCGGCGGTAGCCTGGAAGCTGAAGCTGCAAGATGGTATAAGGAAAGCGGTTCTACAAAGCCTGTAGTAGGTTTCATCGCAGGGCAAACTGCTCCGAAAGGCCGTACGATGGGCCACGCAGGCGCTATCGTAGGCGGGGCAGAAGATACCGCACAGGCTAAGATGGCCATCATGCGCGAGAACGGTATCAACGTAGTAGATTCACCTGCTGAAATTGGTTCTACAGTAGCTAAAATTTTAGGTTAATAAAACTCGCCTAACTGCAAGATTATAATTGCGGGTGTACATCATCGGCACCCGCAATTTTTATATACCTTTGCCTTATAAACATACAAAAATGAAAAAAAACTATTCCTAACCTCAGCACTTTGTGCAGCCACCATGCTGTCTGCGCAGATTGATCTCAGAAACACCCGTTTCGGTCTTACAGGCGGCGCCACTTACTCCCGAATCACCAACGCACACAACCCATCCGGACCTATTTTTTCTGGTTTTGGCGGTATACTGGCCTTAATTCCTATTGATAATAATGATCAGTTTTATCTGCAACCCGGCGTAGAATACCTGGGAGCGGGCGAAACCGGTAAAGACAAAGATGCCAAAGGCTATCCGGGGTACGACGCGGTATATGCAAACCATTACCTTAGTGTACCGGTATATTTCAAAGGTTATTTTTCAGAAGCGGAATCTGAATTTTTCGCTATGGCCGGCCCGAAGTTCAATTTCCTGATGAGCCAAACCATTAAAGATGCACCACAACGCTATACCGAAGAAGGGGAAGGCGAGGTGAACGGCAAAGCCTCATCTTTTAATTTTGCGGTAGGTTTTGGGTTTGGTTTTTCTTTCCGACGCCAATTAGAGGTAACAGCACGTTACGATTTGGGCCTCAGCAATACCTACAAAGGCTTGATGAGCGAAAACGGCAGCGACCCCAATATCGCGAAGAAAAAAACCGAGCAGGTTTTCAGCCTAGGACTAAGCTACATTTTTCAATAAGCGCAATTATATTATACAAATCCCATCAATCTGCATTGATGGGACTTTTTTTATATAAGTTGTGTAAATCCGTTCCGTTTTCGGCGTAAGATTCTTCGTTGACCTATCAGGTCACACCTTATTTTGGGTTGTAATATTTGTCGAAAAGCAGTTTATAATTACTACCCATACTTTTTCATCAACCGGTGATCTTTCTATGGCTGGAATGTAATTGAAGAAAACCACCGAACTCTTCTGGGCGTCATAAATCATGGCGTAGGTAGAAGTAGTCGATTTTATTGGGACTTGCGTGTACATTCCCATGGTCAGAATGCCTATACCAATACCTTTCATCACTTGGTTCCCATAATTGTTTTTTCTGCGTGCAAAACCTGTATTTACCATACACAGCACAAATCTCTGCTGCTCGGTTTTTAACAACGAATCCATTAATGGGGTTGTTTTTACAGTCTCAATTTTATTGGTTTTACGGATCTCGCTTATGGTTTTCAGAAGGTCATTTTCCAAACGCATTTTCAGTTTGGGATCGGTGACGTCAATACGCTTGCCAATTCTTGGCTGATTTGAACTGACGATAATAGAATCTAATATTGCAGTAGAAACCTGTGAAAGAGAATCATTTATTTTAGCCTGATTTCCCTTCTGGATCAGATGTATGATTGAAATAGGCTCATGATAAGCGATATTTTGTAATTCGGCAGGAGTGATGTTCTTATTTGTAATTAGGGTAGAGGCACAAGAGCTTAGCAACAAAACGGCAAAGCTAATAAGGAAAGGTTTTTTCATAGGGTTATTTTATGTAATTTCGACCTAACCAAGTTACTGAAAATAAAAATACTACAGTAAAAACATTCCTAATTAAAAGTACCTTAACTCCTAATCCACTTCCAGATCTCCTTCGCGCTGGCTTTGTTGCCATACATCAGGATGCCTACACGGTAGATTTTGGCGGCGAGAAAAACCATCAAAAAAGTAAAAATAACCAGTAGCACTATTGAAAGTGCGATCTGCCAGCCCGGCACGCCGAACGGTATTCGTGCCACCATCGCTACCGGTGACGTGAATGGAATGATGGAGAGCCAAAACCCGAGCGGCCCTTCCGGATTATTGATAATGGTAAAACTGCCGTACATCCCTATCATTAAAGGGATAACGGCGAAAAGTGTGAACTGCTGCGTCTCGGTTTCATTATCTACAGCCGAACCAATGGCCGCGTACATCGAACTGTAAAAGATATATCCTAACAGGAAAAACATGATGAAGACGAAAATGATCAGCGGGACATTCATATCCAGCAAAATATTCGATATCTCTCCTGCCATTTGCTTGAAATCAAGTTGCTGTACACTTTCCGCAGCTGCTCCCGCGGTTGGGATCCGCTGTTGAAGAGCGGTGAAACCGGTGTTCAGGAATATTGCACCCAATACCGACATGCTGATCCATACACTGAACTGCGTAAGCGCTACGAGTGTTACACCCAGTATTTTGCCCATCATCAACTCAAATGGTTTTACGGAGGAGATGATGATTTCTACCACGCGGTTGTTCTTCTCTTCCAGCACGCTGCGCATCACCCTTACACCATAGATGATGATAAACATGAATACCGCGTACATCAACACCATACTGAGGCCAGATTTTACGCCGAAATCCAAGTCCGAATCAGCTGTTTTGTTATCAACGATATTTTGTGTCTGAAGCTGAAAGTTTTTATCAAGGTCCCGGATCTCGTCTTCAGATATGTGTAGGTTTTTTATCTTTTCCTGGCGTATAACGCGGGAAAGATCGGCGCTGATGGCAAGTTTGGTTTCTAAACCTATTTTTTTATTAAGTAAAAGCTTGGTTTCTTTTTCAAGCGTTTGATAATTAGCGTCTTGAAGTTTTGGGATAATCAGCAAACCCTCAATCTCTTCCATGTCTTTCAGCGTGCTTACCAATGCCTTCTCGTTGGCTGGCGGTACAAAGGTATAGGTAAGGAGTTTACTGTGCGGCAGTTTCTGTTCAAAAAGGCCGCTTTTATCAATCACATAAAACGTGCTCGAACTTTCGTTGGCTTTAAACATCAAAGAAATCATCATTCCGAAACCCAATACCAGCAATGGCGCCAGTAAAGTGAGCAGTATGAAGGATTTTTTCTTTACCTGTGTTAGATATTCACGTTTTGTGATGAGAAAAATATTTTTCATTAGCATAAAGATAATTTAATAAAGCCCATTAGTCTTGATTTACCACTCGCGATTCATCATTCACCACATACGGTTTCCCCACAGCGTTGATGAATACTTCATTCATACTCGGGATTTTTTCATCGAACGAACGTATCTTGCCCATCTTCATAAGTTCCTGCAACAGTATATTTTGGTCTGCAGTATTATGAAGGTCAAATGTCACCAAGCCATTTTCTTCAGAGAAATTCATTAGATGTTCTTGCCTTCTAAAGATTTCAAACTTGGCGGCATCCGTTTCCGAGAGCGTAACGCTGAAGATGTTTTTTTTATGTTGTTCGCGCACATCAAACACCTTTCCGTCAAGTATCTTCTTAGACTGGCTGATCAGTGCCACATAATCGCACATTTCCTCTACGCTTTCCATGCGGTGCGTCGATAGAATGATCGTCGTGCCGTTATTTTTTAGGTTCAGTATCTGGTCTTTGATGAGGTTGGCATTCACAGGGTCAAAACCAGAGAAAGGTTCATCCAGAATCAGCAGCTTCGGCCGGTGCAGCACTGTAACCACAAACTGTATCTTCTGCGCCATCCCTTTAGAAAGTTCACTCAGTTTTTTCTTCCACCACTGGTCGATCTGCAACTGCTCGAACCAATATTTCGCCTGTGACAGCGCGTCGGTACGGCTCATCCCCTTCAACTCCCCGAAATACAGGATCTGGTCGCCCACCGACATGTTTTTATAAAGCCCACGCTCTTCCGGCATATAACCGATATTGCGGATGTGCAGCGGATTTAGCCTTTCACCATTGATGAGAATATGGCCGCTGTCCGCCTGCGTAATCTGGTTGATGATTCTGATGAAAGTAGTCTTCCCCGCGCCATTCGGGCCTAAAAGTCCATAGATACTGGCTTCAGGGACATGAATCGAGAAGTTCTCGAGCGCCAGTTTTTTGCCGGCGTTGTAGGTTTTCGTTACATTTTCTGCTCTAAGCATCAAAAAAAATATTTAAATATAAGTCTGCCAGTTCCGTTGAAAGTTACGCTTTATCCCGAAGAATCTTCAGTAGCCGGGAACCTGCTTTCCGCTATATCTTTTTCTCCTCGTTCCTCGTCAAAAAAGGATGCCGCTGCAATCAGGGCTAGGGATTTGCGTTCTGTAAAGACTGGTGAGGGCCAATCCTATGGCGCAGGCCTTAAGCCGAAATCTATTGGTCCTGAAGCTGATGCTCCCGGTAAAAATCAGCCGCTTCCGCGATCACGCCATCCATTTCCTCCAGCGTGAACACCTCCAGGAACTTCCGCCGGAAATCTTTGAAATGCGGGATCCCACGGAAATAATTGCTGTAATGCTGTCGCATCTCGATAAGACCAAGGCGTTCACCTTTCCATTCCGCGCTCCACTCGGCGTGTTGGCGTACCGCCTCTAGTCGCTGGGTGATGGTAGGTTCAGGCAATTTTTCGCCTGTCGCAAAAAAATGTTTGATCTCATTGAAGATCCACGGATAACCAATCGCGCCCCGACCGATCATGATGCCGTCGCAGTCGTATTTTTGCTTGTACTCCAGTGCTTTTTCGGGGGAATCTACGTCGCCGTTCCCGAAAATAGGGATTTCAATATTTGGGTTGTTCTTCACTTTCGAGATATATTCCCAGTCCGCCTCACCTTTGTACATCTGCGAGCGTGTCCTGGCATGGATGGTAAGCGCTTTGATGCCCGTTTCCTGAAGGCGTTCCGCAACTTCCATAATATTGATGGTCTCGGTATCCCAGCCAAGGCGGGTTTTCACCGTCACCGGAAGATGGGTGGAATTCACCACAGCTTTCGTAAGGCGGATCATGAGGTCGATGTCTTTCAGCACGCCGGCGCCGGCGCTTTGCAGACTACTTTTTTCACCGGGCAACCGAAATTGATGTCCACCAGGTCGGGGTTTACTGTCTCTACGATTTTAGCGGAAAGTGCCATCGCTTCCTCATCGCCACCAAAAATCTGTATGCCCACAGGTCTTTCGTAATCGAAAATGTCGAGCTTTTTACGGCTTTTCATGGCATCGCGGATGAGACCTTCAGAAGAAATGAATTCTGAATACATCATGTCGGCGCCGTGCAGTTTGCAGAGGCGGCGAAAGGGTGGATCGGAGACGTCCTCCATAGGTGCAAGCAGCAAGGGGAACTCCGGCAGTTCTATATTCCCGATTTTTATCATGCTGCAAAGATACCATTTATAGAAGAATTGGGCGAGCGGAAGTTTTTGCTACCTGTGCCAAGTAGTGAGAAGTAATCATTACTTTATTTTTTGCCGTTGCATAGGATGGGGAGAGGTACCCGCGGCCGCGATTGTAGCGTAAATCCTTTTGGCGGCACGCCAGTGCCGCCAAAAGATTGCAGCGGAAAGCGCGAGATGCCGCCCAAAATCCTCAGGAAATCTTAGTCGAAATCGTGGTGCGTATCGTCTTTGGAGTTTCGGTGCACGAACCACATACCGATGGTAAGTCCCACAACGCCTGCAACAGCTGTCATCAGGGCACGTTCAAGCCGGTCGGGTAAATCATTACCGACATAATTCATCAGGAAAAGGATGGTGAAGGTGATGACTGCGATCACCAGGAATTTTTTACTTTTTATATCCATTTTATAATCTATAAGAAATCATGAGGCCCCCGCGATACGGAATCCACTCGCCGCTGCGGTTTAGATCCCGGGTGGGATCGGTATCATAACGTACGCCCAATGTTTTGTGATAGCCCCGGTAGAAACTCTGCATTGTGCCGGCACCTATAAATAGATCAAGGTTCCAGTTTTCATTAAGTTGCCATTGATAGCCTGCAACGGCACCGATAGATAGGCTAAACCCATCCTGATAAAGGTCTGAAATTGCGTAAATGGGTGAATCTTCCGTAAACTGGTAACGCGCGTCGCCCCAGTAGTTCCATTTCTGGACTATGAAGCGTGCAGCGGAAATATTGGCACCTACATACCAATGTGTAAAGGCTTTATTAAAATAGTAACGGCCATCAAAACCCACCATATAAACCTGAGCGTATTTGCCGCCAAAAGATTTCCAGGGCGAGATAAAAACATCAGCCTGAAGCGTTGTTTTTTTACTGATCTGATATTCCGCTCCCACATTTATCACCCCGATAGGTAGAAACAGTGTGTTGGCTTTTACAAATATCTGCTTACGCGTGCTCGTAGAATCTTGTGCTTGTACAATAAAAGGTGAGTAGAGCGATGCTGCTATGATAAAAAGGAATTTCTTCAAAAGAATTATTTTAAGCTTTCAAGAAGTTTTATGGCTAACGAAGCATCTTTGCCTTGGTTTTCGGCCAGCTTTTTTGAGGTTTCAGCATACATTTTGGCGTTGTCTTTTTTACCGTTTTTAGCATATAGTTTTGCCAGGATATAGGTATTCTCAACTGTTTCTGAACGCATGACCGATTTTTCGGCCCATTCTTCTGCTTTCTTCAGAGAGGCTGGGGTCGTAACATGCTCACTGAAAAGCCATGCCGCGCGCAAAAGTTCTTCCGGATCGAAGTTTTCCGGGGTTTTATAATATTGCAGAGCGGCTTTTTCATACTCCGCAAAGCGTCCGGCACTTGCGTACACGATGATTTTTGTGCGGTTCAGCGCGGTTTCGGCTTCTGCTTTTCCCACCAGCGGAATGGCTTTTTCATAGAAATAATCATCATTAATCAATCCGGTTTTTTGGTCGAAGGCCTCTTCCATAATATGGGAAATCTTAATATTGGTATCAAACTGATGGTAAATATCTGCTGACATCAGATTGATGATTTCTGGCTTTCGGGCTACAAAAGTTTTGTAATTAACATCAGTCGGCGACTTTGTGAAATATAGTAAAATACCGAGTTCATCTTTGGTTAAAGGCTGGTTTTTCTTTACCTCAAAAAATCTTTCAGAGGCTTTTTGGGCCAATGGGAAATCGCTCTGTGAGTAAAGTTGCATCATATTGAGAAGAAACTCCGGCGAAGACGCTCCTTTTTCGAACAACTCTTTGATGGAGGCCGTAGCCAATTTCGGGTCGCTGGCTTCTTTCGCGAATGCCAAAAAAGCTTCTTCGGCCATATAACCAAAAGTTTGCTTCACCACTTCACCATCACCATTCAAGAATAAGAAGGCAGGGTAGGAGCGGATGCCGTATTTGCGTGCGATGTCAATTCCTTCCCCTTTTTCCATATCGAAGCGGGCATTAATGAAATGGGCGTTATAAAAACTGCGTACGGCTGGCAGCGTGAATACATTTTTCTCCATCATCTTGCATGGGCCGCACCACACGGCAAAAGCATCAAGAAAGACCAGTTTTTTCTCTGTTTTGGCTTTCGCGAGGATGTCTTTAAAAGTGCCTTGCTCAAACCGGATGCTTTCCTGAGCGAATATTGATAAGGAAACTGAAAATATAATAAGTGTGAATAATCTTTTCATGAAATGCGAAAATTTAGTGCGAAGATAATTATAATATATTTTAAGGGAAATTTCTGATTGGCCGTTTATTTTGCAATGAAGCTTTATAACGTGTTTTTTTAATTTAAATGATGTACTGCGGGCATAAAAAAACCTTTCAGTTTTTGCTGAAAGGTCTTGTGATTATTCGGGTTTATAACCGTCTTTTAAAGTAACTGTTCTGTTGAAAACCAATTTATCTGTGGTAGAATCTCGGTCTTTGGTGAAATAACCGATACGCTGGAACTGATAATGTTGTCCGGTTTCTGCATGCTGAAGACTTGGTTCGGCAAATCCCTGTACGGTTTTCAATGAATTCGGGTTGATGAACTCCATGAAATCTTTTTCCTTCTCGGCATCTGGCTGAGGAATCGTGAAAAGACGCTCGTAGATGCGCACCTCAATCGGCAATGCGTGATTAGCCGACACCCAATGAAGCGTACCTTTTACTTTCCTGAGGCTTTCTTCGGTACCGCTGCCCGATTTGCTTTTGGGGTCGTAGGTGGCGTAGATGGTGGTGATTTCGCCGTTTTCATCCTTATCTACCCGTTCTGCCTTGATGATGTAGGCGGATTTCAGACGAACTTCGCCGCCAAGCTTTAAGCGGAAAAATTTATTGTTGGCTTCTTCTTTGAAATCTTCACGTTCGATATACAGTTCGCGCGAGAAGGGAATCTGGCGTGTGCCTGCATGTTCATCTTCAGGGTTGTTTTCTGTCTCCAGCCATTCTTCGGCATTCTCAGGATAATTTTCAATGACGAGTTTTACCGGATCTACCACAGCCATTACGCGGGTAGCGTTTTTATTTAGATCTTCGCGCACGAAGAATTCGAGCAGTTGTATATCAATAAGGTTCTCTCTTTTGGCGACGCCTACTCTTTCAATAAAATTTTTGATGGCTGTAGGGGTATAGCCCAGTCTTCGCATTCCCGAAATGGTAGGCATACGCGGATCGTCCCAGCCGGTAACGGCTTTTTCGGCGACCAGACGTTGCAGTTTTCGTTTAGAGGTGATCATGTATGAGACATTCATCCGTGCAAATTCACGCTGTTTGTTGCGCACATTATCTTCATCATATACCTGATCGAGGTA
This DNA window, taken from Chryseobacterium sp. 6424, encodes the following:
- a CDS encoding ABC transporter permease, which codes for MKNIFLITKREYLTQVKKKSFILLTLLAPLLVLGFGMMISLMFKANESSSTFYVIDKSGLFEQKLPHSKLLTYTFVPPANEKALVSTLKDMEEIEGLLIIPKLQDANYQTLEKETKLLLNKKIGLETKLAISADLSRVIRQEKIKNLHISEDEIRDLDKNFQLQTQNIVDNKTADSDLDFGVKSGLSMVLMYAVFMFIIIYGVRVMRSVLEEKNNRVVEIIISSVKPFELMMGKILGVTLVALTQFSVWISMSVLGAIFLNTGFTALQQRIPTAGAAAESVQQLDFKQMAGEISNILLDMNVPLIIFVFIMFFLLGYIFYSSMYAAIGSAVDNETETQQFTLFAVIPLMIGMYGSFTIINNPEGPLGFWLSIIPFTSPVAMVARIPFGVPGWQIALSIVLLVIFTFLMVFLAAKIYRVGILMYGNKASAKEIWKWIRS
- a CDS encoding bifunctional UDP-3-O-[3-hydroxymyristoyl] N-acetylglucosamine deacetylase/3-hydroxyacyl-ACP dehydratase, with protein sequence MSDKQKTLKEEVSLCGIGLHTGKEVTLTIKPAKENTGFVFVRTDLEGRPQVEADVNYVTTTERGTTLEKLGVRIHTCEHLLAALVGCDIDNAYLEMNSAEPPIMDGSSKFFVEAIERAGIIEQNIDREYLIVKEVLNYTDSTTGSEITIIPSDTYEVTTMVDFGTKVLGTQNATMKDISEFKEEISSARTFSFLHELEMLLDAGLIKGGDISNAIVYVDKELTADTSEKLKKAFGKDNVAIRPNGILDNLTLNYPNEAARHKLLDVIGDLALVGVKIKGKVIANKPGHFVNTQFAKKLNRQWKLQKKKNVPDIDIHKEPVFDINGIMRLMPHRPPFLLIDKVLELSDSHVVGLKNVTMNEPFFVGHFPKEPVMPGVLQVEALAQTGGILVLASVPDPENYSTYFIKIDNVKFKKKVVPGDTLVFKIELISPIRRGIVHMQGYGYVGDSIVVEAELMAQVAKNKVD
- the efp gene encoding elongation factor P, which codes for MATSNDIKKGMCIEYSNDIFKVIEFLHVKPGKGPAFVRTKMKSVTNGKVLDNTFSAGHKIDEVKVITRKFQYLYDDENGFHFMNNDDFSQIYLNKEMIENAQFMKAGEEVTIILKEADEMPLSAEIPPTVYLDVIEADPGVKGNTATNALKNAIVETGARVMVPLFIEAGDKIKVNTEDGTYLERVK
- a CDS encoding LpxD N-terminal domain-containing protein; translated protein: MTFNQPQTLKNISEIIGARMVGADDFPVLGTNEIHRVKAGEIVFVNHPKYYDKALNSAATVILIDKEVPCPIGKALLVSDDPFRDFNKINTHFTRLTHFTEELHDLEVGEGTHIHPTAVIGNDVKIGKNCLIYPHVVIGDRTVIGDNVIIQSNTVIGGDAFYYRKLNGNFDRLISVGNIVIEDKVEIGNGCTIDRGVTDATVIGEGSVLDNQIQIGHDTIIGKKVLIASQTGIAGCCIIEDEVTIWGQVGMASGVHVESGTVILAQCGVNRSLKKGTYFGPLAEEFKQYLRKEVKLKNLE
- the lpxA gene encoding acyl-ACP--UDP-N-acetylglucosamine O-acyltransferase, whose product is MVHQLAAVDKRAKIKKNVIVEPFTTIAGDVEIGEGTWIGPNVTIMDGARIGKNCRIFPGSVISAIPQDLKFDGEDTQVIIGDGTTVRESVTINRGTKALGYTKIGNDCLIMATSHIAHDCVLGNGVIIVNGCGIAGHVEIGDYTVMGGLSAVHQFGKIGKHVMISGGTLVRKDIPPYVKVAREPMTYAGINSVGLRRRGFSNDKIFEIQTIYRAIFQMKMNVSQAASYIEKEMLPTVERDEILEFIKNSPRGIVKGYGTGKE
- a CDS encoding ABC transporter ATP-binding protein, whose translation is MLRAENVTKTYNAGKKLALENFSIHVPEASIYGLLGPNGAGKTTFIRIINQITQADSGHILINGERLNPLHIRNIGYMPEERGLYKNMSVGDQILYFGELKGMSRTDALSQAKYWFEQLQIDQWWKKKLSELSKGMAQKIQFVVTVLHRPKLLILDEPFSGFDPVNANLIKDQILNLKNNGTTIILSTHRMESVEEMCDYVALISQSKKILDGKVFDVREQHKKNIFSVTLSETDAAKFEIFRRQEHLMNFSEENGLVTFDLHNTADQNILLQELMKMGKIRSFDEKIPSMNEVFINAVGKPYVVNDESRVVNQD
- the sucD gene encoding succinate--CoA ligase subunit alpha produces the protein MSVLVNKDSKVVVQGFTGNEGTFHAQQMIEYGTNVVGGVTPGKGGSEHLGKPVFNTVADAVEKAGANVSIIFVPPAFAADAIMEAADSGIKVIVCITEGIPVEDMVRVKAYIADRDTRLIGPNCPGIITSEEAKIGIMPGFVFKKGRVGIVSKSGTLTYEAADQVVRAGYGVSTAIGIGGDPIIGTTTKDALELFINDPETDAVVMIGEIGGSLEAEAARWYKESGSTKPVVGFIAGQTAPKGRTMGHAGAIVGGAEDTAQAKMAIMRENGINVVDSPAEIGSTVAKILG
- a CDS encoding DUF3575 domain-containing protein — protein: MKKFLFIIAASLYSPFIVQAQDSTSTRKQIFVKANTLFLPIGVINVGAEYQISKKTTLQADVFISPWKSFGGKYAQVYMVGFDGRYYFNKAFTHWYVGANISAARFIVQKWNYWGDARYQFTEDSPIYAISDLYQDGFSLSIGAVAGYQWQLNENWNLDLFIGAGTMQSFYRGYHKTLGVRYDTDPTRDLNRSGEWIPYRGGLMISYRL